The following coding sequences lie in one Nerophis lumbriciformis linkage group LG02, RoL_Nlum_v2.1, whole genome shotgun sequence genomic window:
- the gdf10a gene encoding growth/differentiation factor 10: MLSTHLPLLVLNCFLGVVSIRTAQDPTFLRSPSSGELDQDVVFQHMSKLYERCKSERHIKEGNTIRTFRASRVPSDLRTVYHLNLTTLQDSEVILSATFHFLLGRLPPPKAWMCKRFKSPSCRRSPKYPSPSVSLLLHAVSSRSGVSSGSTGSFLGNVTLHPHRRGVWQMKDVTQVIKEARDKGHLLLSVELDLGQHDQRKAEESDMAYLLVFADDQALAEPNSVAPSLQRYDPFSEGVEPSTSPHLLRGPNFLPKFKGRMRREATSLPDSIDNNELPEVDYRLDGYRKDGLWESSWYPEIKPKMKAGKQEKKRKSQEEGLQQSRGNEEESTMTTTDGLKSEDSVLKRQKDNRTQVGESRRHEQRHDGRDRRKHNKGSAHSHSPILNFDEQTMRKARRRQWEDTKHQRCSRRNLRVDFADIGWSEWVIAPQAFDAYYCSGTCGFPMPKVVRPSNHATIQSIVRAVGILSGVPEPCCVPEKMSPLAVLYQEESKDLVLKIYPNMSVQSCSCR; the protein is encoded by the exons ATGTTATCCACGCACCTGCCCCTGTTGGTGTTGAACTGTTTTCTGGGTGTCGTGTCAATCAGGACGGCGCAGGACCCAACTTTTCTGCGGTCCCCGTCGTCAGGGGAGCTGGATCAGGACGTGGTTTTCCAGCATATGTCCAAACTGTATGAGAGATGCAAGAGCGAGCGGCATATCAAAGAGGGAAACACGATCAGGACCTTCAGAGCAAGCCGAG TGCCCTCTGACCTCCGCACAGTGTACCACCTAAACCTTACAACGCTTCAGGACTCAGAGGTCATCCTCTCAGCCACATTCCACTTCCTGCTAGGACGGCTCCCTCCTCCAAAAGCGTGGATGTGTAAACGCTTCAAGAGTCCATCTTGCCGTCGCTCCCCCAAGTACCCATCTCCGTCCGTCAGCCTGCTCCTTCACGCTGTCTCCTCCAGGTCAGGGGTTAGTTCTGGGTCAACAGGGTCATTTCTAGGCAATGTGACCTTACACCCCCACAGGAGAGGGGTGTGGCAGATGAAAGACGTGACCCAGGTCATAAAGGAGGCGCGGGACAAGGGTCACCTCCTACTGTCAGTGGAGTTGGACTTAGGACAGCATGACCAGAGAAAAGCAGAAGAGTCAGACATGGCCTACCTGTTAGTCTTTGCAGATGACCAAGCCTTGGCAGAGCCTAACAGTGTGGCTCCGAGCCTTCAGAGATATGACCCATTCTCAGAGGGAGTAGAGCCTTCAACTTCCCCTCACCTTCTGCGTGGACCCAATTTCTTACCAAAGTTCAAAGGACGCATGCGGCGGGAAGCCACTTCTCTGCCAGACTCTATCGATAACAATGAGCTGCCTGAGGTTGACTACAGGCTTGATGGATACAGGAAGGACGGCCTTTGGGAGAGCTCGTGGTATCCAGAAATCAAACCCAAAATGAAAGCCggaaaacaagaaaagaaaaggaAGAGCCAAGAGGAAGGACTCCAGCAAAGTAGAGGGAATGAAGAAGAATCAACCATGACGACCACTGATGGGTTAAAATCTGAAGACTCAGTCTTAAAAAGACAGAAAGATAATCGCACACAAGTTGGTGAAAGTCGAAGGCACGAGCAGAGACATGATGGGAGGGATCGCAGGAAGCACAACAAAGGCAGTGCTCACTCTCACTCTCCTATTTTGAATTTTGATGAACAAACTATGCGTAAGGCTAGAAGAAGACAGTGGGAAGACACCAAGCACCAACGATGCTCCAGGAGGAACCTCCGAGTGGATTTTGCAGACATCGGCTGGAGCGAATGGGTCATAGCACCACAAGCCTTCGATGCCTACTACTGCTCGGGCACATGTGGATTCCCCATGCCCAAG GTGGTGAGGCCCTCGAACCACGCCACCATCCAAAGCATAGTTCGAGCCGTTGGGATCCTTTCAGGAGTTCCGGAGCCCTGCTGCGTACCAGAGAAGATGAGTCCTCTGGCAGTGCTCTATCAAGAAGAATCCAAGGATCTGGTGCTCAAGATTTACCCTAATATGTCTGTTCAGTCCTGTTCCTGCAGATAA